The DNA segment GGACGGGGATGTCCGGCTCCTTGAGCTGCCGGGGGTAGCCCTTCCCGTTCAGCCGCTCGTGGTGGGCCCAGGCGATCTCCGGCACGCCGGCCAGCTCGCTCGTCCACGGGATCTGGCGGAGGAAGCGGTAGGTGTGGGTGACGTGGCTCTGGATCTCCTCCCGCTCCTGCGCCGACAGGCTGCCCTTGGGGATCCGCAGCAGGTCCAGGTCGCCGGGCGCGATGAGGGGTCGCCGCTCGCCGGACCAGTGCTGGTAGGTGAGCCGGTCGAGCTGGTCGAGCCCCTGGGCCACTTCCTGGGGCAGGACGGAGGGTTCGTTGCTGCGGGTGACCAGTTCCACCAGGCGGCGGGTCTCCTCGTCCTGCTCGCGCAACAGCGCGGCGGCCTGGTCCGAATCCAGGCTTCCGCCGCGGCTCCAGGCCTCCAGCAGCCGATCGCGCATGGATTCCAGCGTCCGCTGGTGGAGCCGCTGGAAGATGCTCTCCAGGCGCTCCCCCTCGATCTTCTTGGCCTTCACCAGCACCTGCTCGCGGACGCCCACCTTGCCGAAATCGTGGAGGAGGCTGGCGTAGCGGATCTCCCGGACCTGGGTGGGGGTGAAGTGGAGCGCGCCGTAGGGGCCGTTGGGCGTCTGGTTGACGGCTTCCGCCAGTCCGACGGTGAGGTCCGCCACCCGGCTGGAATGGCCGGAGGTGCTGGGGTCGCGGGCTTCGATCGCGGTCACGGACGCGTTCACGAAGCCCTCGAACAGCCGCTCGATGTCGTTCTTCAATCCCAGGATCTCCTGGGTGCGGGCCGCCACCATCCGCTCCAGGTTCTCCTGGTATTCCTCGTTCTCCCGCAGCAGCCGGTAGTGCTCCAGGGCCCGCTCCAGCCCGGCTTCGATCTCCGCCAGCTTGAAGGGCTTCTGGATGAAGTCGTAGGCGCCGCGCTTGAGGGCTTGGATGGCGGATTCCGTCGTCGCATAGCCCGTCATCAGGATCCCGAGGCTGCGCGAGTCCTCCTCGTGGATGGCCCGCAGCAGCTCGAGCCCGGACAGCCCGCCGGGCATGTTCAGGTCCGTGAAGATCACGGGGAAGTGCTGCTTCCGGACCTTGGCCAGGGCCTGCGCCCCGCCGTCCGCCCCTTCGGCGGCGTAGCCCTGGTCTTCCAGGGCCTCCACCAGCAGGTTCCGCAGGTCCGCTTCGTCGTCGACGATCAGGATGGGGATGGGAGAAGGGAGGGGCACGCGAACTCCAGCGTCCCCGACATCATCGGACGGGAAGCTCCGGATGGAAAGTTTCGATCCTTCTCCCGCAGACTGCCCGGGTTTCCACCCCCCCCCTCAGTCAGTCTACTGGACGGCCTCCACTTCCACATCCAGTTGGCCGTCCCGGACCTTGAGACGGGCCAGGCCGCCGGGCTGGAGCTGGCCCTGGAGGACCAGACGGGAGAGGGGGTTCACGACGGCCTGCTGGATGAGGCGCTTGAGGGGCCGGGCTCCATATTGGGGGTCGAAGCCCTCCGCCGCCAGCCAGTCCAGGGCCGGTTCCGGCACTTCCAGTTCCAGCCGCTGGGCCTGGAGCAGGAGTTCCACCCGCTTGAGCTGGATGCGGGCCACGGCCTTCATGTCCGCCGCGGTCAGGGACCGGAAGATCACCACTTCGTCCAGGCGGTTGAGGAACTCGGGCCGGAAATGGCCGTGAAGCGCCATTTGGACGGCGGCCTCGGCCTTGGCCGGATCGCCCCCCGCCGCGAAGATGGCCTGGCTGCCCAGGTTGGTGGTCATCAGGACCACGGTGTTCCGGAAGTCCACGGTCCGGCCCTGGCCGTCCGTGAGGCGGCCGTCCTCCAGCACCTGGAGGAACAGGTCGAAGGTCCGCGGATGGGCCTTCTCCATCTCGTCCAGGAGGATCACGGCGTAGGGCCGGCGGCGGATGGCCTCCGTGAGGCGGCCGCCCTCCTCGTAGCCCACGTAGCCGGGCGCCGCGCCGATCAGCCGGGTGGCGTCCGCTTCGTGGGTGAACTCGCTCATGTCGATCCGGACCAGGGCGTTGTCGTCGTCGAACAGGAACTCGGCCAGGGCTCGCGCCACTTCCGTCTTGCCCACGCCCGTGGGCCCCAGGAACAGGAAGCTGCCGATGGGGCGCTTGGGATCGCCCAGCCCCGCGCGGTTGCGGCGGAGGGCGTCGGCGATGGCCACCAGGGCGGCGTCCTGGCCCACCACTCGGCCGCGCAGGCGCTCCTCCATGTGGAGCAGCTTTTCCACCTCGCCTTCGAGGATGCGGCTGACCGGGATGCCGGTCCACCGGCTGACGATGGCCGCCACATCCTGCTCGCCCACCTCCAGCCGCAGCATCCCGCTGTCGTGCGGGGACACCGCCGCCAGCTGCTTCTCGATGGCGGGAATCTCGCCGTACTCCAGGCGGGAGGCCCGCTCGTACTCGCCCTTGGTCTTGGCCTGGTCCAGTTCGATTCGCAGGTCGTCCAGCTTCTTCTGGAGGGTGCGGGCCCCTTCGATCACCTTCTTCTCGTTCTCCCACTGGGCGCGGAGGCGGCCCAGCTCCTCGTTCAGCTCCGCCAGCTCCTGGTCCAGGTCGGCCAGCCGGGCGCGGCTGGCGGCGTCCTTCTCCTTGGTGAGGGAATGGCGCTCCAGCTGGAGCTGCATCTCCCGGCGCTCCCGGACGTCGATCTCCGTGGGCCGGCTGTCGATCTGCATGCGGATCGCGCTGGCGGCCTCGTCCATGAGGTCCACGGCCTTGTCGGGCAGGAAGCGGTCGGCGATGTAGCGGTGGCTGAGCTGGGCGGCGGCCACCAGCGCCGCGTCCTGGATGCGCACCCCGTGGTGCAGTTCGTAGCGCTCCTTCAGGCCGCGGAGGATGGAGATGGCGTCCTCCACGTCCGGCTCCTCCACGAAGACGGGCTGGAAGCGGCGCTCCAGGGCCGCGTCCTTCTCGATGTGCTTGCGGTACTCGTCCAGGGTGGTGGCGCCGATGCA comes from the Geothrix sp. 21YS21S-4 genome and includes:
- a CDS encoding ATP-dependent Clp protease ATP-binding subunit is translated as MSLLPFTQKANDVLVAARQRAAQDQHPELVPQHLLGALTASEAGLRPLLERAGLAPETIQGLSDAAEEIVAKLPRAVGGAEPQVGSAFRHFLEVASDTARGLGDRFLATDALLLALANAHTDAKKVLERFGLDRKALETAIRDLRKGSRVEDEKAEEKFASLEKYAKDYTALAEAGKLDPVIGRDEEIRRVLQVLSRRTKNNPVLIGEPGVGKTAIVEGLAQRIHKRDVPESLKGLRVMGLDMGSLVAGTQYRGQFEERLKGVIEEVEKADGEIVLFIDELHLLVGAGAVSGGMDAANLLKPALARGELRCIGATTLDEYRKHIEKDAALERRFQPVFVEEPDVEDAISILRGLKERYELHHGVRIQDAALVAAAQLSHRYIADRFLPDKAVDLMDEAASAIRMQIDSRPTEIDVRERREMQLQLERHSLTKEKDAASRARLADLDQELAELNEELGRLRAQWENEKKVIEGARTLQKKLDDLRIELDQAKTKGEYERASRLEYGEIPAIEKQLAAVSPHDSGMLRLEVGEQDVAAIVSRWTGIPVSRILEGEVEKLLHMEERLRGRVVGQDAALVAIADALRRNRAGLGDPKRPIGSFLFLGPTGVGKTEVARALAEFLFDDDNALVRIDMSEFTHEADATRLIGAAPGYVGYEEGGRLTEAIRRRPYAVILLDEMEKAHPRTFDLFLQVLEDGRLTDGQGRTVDFRNTVVLMTTNLGSQAIFAAGGDPAKAEAAVQMALHGHFRPEFLNRLDEVVIFRSLTAADMKAVARIQLKRVELLLQAQRLELEVPEPALDWLAAEGFDPQYGARPLKRLIQQAVVNPLSRLVLQGQLQPGGLARLKVRDGQLDVEVEAVQ
- a CDS encoding HD domain-containing phosphohydrolase — its product is MPLPSPIPILIVDDEADLRNLLVEALEDQGYAAEGADGGAQALAKVRKQHFPVIFTDLNMPGGLSGLELLRAIHEEDSRSLGILMTGYATTESAIQALKRGAYDFIQKPFKLAEIEAGLERALEHYRLLRENEEYQENLERMVAARTQEILGLKNDIERLFEGFVNASVTAIEARDPSTSGHSSRVADLTVGLAEAVNQTPNGPYGALHFTPTQVREIRYASLLHDFGKVGVREQVLVKAKKIEGERLESIFQRLHQRTLESMRDRLLEAWSRGGSLDSDQAAALLREQDEETRRLVELVTRSNEPSVLPQEVAQGLDQLDRLTYQHWSGERRPLIAPGDLDLLRIPKGSLSAQEREEIQSHVTHTYRFLRQIPWTSELAGVPEIAWAHHERLNGKGYPRQLKEPDIPVQSKLMAVADVYDALTAADRPYKAAVSVERSLEILEQEAKVNLLDSEVLRIFIDARIFERTLVSMRAAP